The following is a genomic window from Nitrospirota bacterium.
TGCATGGCATTACCGGCAAGGCAAAAAAGAAATTCAAGGCTACAACGAACTCAAAGCACAATTTGCCTGTTGCTCCCAATCTCCTGAGTCAGCACTTTGCGGCAGACAAGCCAAACACCGTATGGGTATCTGATATTACATATATTGCAACCATGGAAGGCTGGCTGTACCTGGCTGTAATATTGGATCTGTATTCCCGACAGGTAGTCGGATGGGCTATGAGTGACCGACTGACAGCCGAGTTTGTTGTCAAAGCCTTGTATCAGGCCATAGGGCGAAGGAAGCCCGGTACAGGTTGTGTATTTCATTCTGACAGAGGCGTTCAATACGCAAACTCTGATTTCAGGGATGTACTGAAGGCTTATGGCTTTATCCAGAGTATGAGCAGAAAGGGTAATTGTTACGACAATGCGGTTGCTGAGAGTTTCTTTCATACCTTAAAGACAGAGCATGTCTATGATTACCGGTATGAAACACGGGCAGAGGCTATGCAAAGTATTTTCGAATATGTTGAGATGTTCTATAATCGTCAGAGGAGGCATTCAGCTCTGGGATACCGTTCACCGGTATCTTTTGAGCTGGAGGCTATGGCAGCCTAACTTAAAAAGAGTGTCCGTGAAAACGGGGGAAGATCAATGCTTAGATGGTTCACTCAATATCAAACACTCCTTGTTCAAGGGCTATTGCAACAGCCTGACTTCTCTTTACAGCGCCAAACTTTTGCATAATGTTTTTGATATGGAACTTTGCAGTATCTTGACTTATAGAAAGAATTACGGATATTTCCCATGTGCTTTTACCTTCTTTCAACCATTTCAACACTTCTTTTTCCTTTGGTGAAAGTGGGGTATTGCATGTTTTGTTCTGACGCAAAATACGAGTTAATGCCTGATGAAGGTGAGGAACAAGATACTTCAGTATAATCTCCGTCCTTGGACAGCGTTTTATTGAAGTCCCTGCAAAAGAGAATAGGCTCCCTGTGTTACCTTTAAAATTTCTTAATCCGTCAGTATAGCCTCCTCTCAATCCAAAGTCCTCTGCATGTGAAATAAACACTTTTGAAGTCATGCTTTTTTTATATGTATCAGCCCAGTATTGCAATCTAAAATTTAAAAAATTCTCTTTTACAATTGGATCAACCTTATCAAATCTCTGCAAAACATAAAACTCAAGCCAATCTGAAGGATAGCTTATATTTATGATATTGTAAGAATTTACCGTACAATTAGTGGTTATCTCTCCCAATCCACAGAGAGCAAATTCAAATGGGATTAAAGATTTCAGTTTATTTATAAGTTCTCTTAATTCCTCTTCCTTGGTACATGAGAGATTTGCAAGTATTAAGTCAAGCAGGTAGATGGCATCGTGTTTGGATAATGAATTTCTTAAATTCCTCACAAGTCCTCTCCCTACACACCCATTTACAGGCAAGTTTGAAGAAAAATAAAAAAGGCGTGTTATATCACGCCTTGAATTCAACTTTAAACTTATAAGTTAGAAAGTCTGTCTGTCTGTCTGTCTGTCTGTCTGTCTGTGCATGATTAATGCCAGAGGCTTAGTTATCCCATTTGTCCTCCATAAAAAGAGCATTTGCAACTTAAGATACAAAAGGGGGATATTCCTGTCAAGGTAATTTTCACATCGTCATTTCATCGGGTGCGGTGATACTGGCTGGAGGGTGAATATATGGGATTAAAAAGGCAGAATCTTTACTCGCGCCCTTACTTCGTCAACCGTAATAAATGCTCCACTTTCAAGAGTTATCTTGTATTTTTGAAGTATCTGCACCAGCCTGCTGCCGAGGGTTTGCGGCATGACATCCTGCGTACGAACCTGAATAACGCTCGGACCATTAGAATGGGTAGCTGCTAAAAGCGCTCCAAAATCCAAATCGTGTGTAAATACAATATAACCTCTCTCCTTCGCCCATTCCATAACAACTTTGTCGGTTGCCTTTATATTTCCAGCTTCCGACCAGTGAATAGCTTCCCAATCTTGTTGCTTGAATATCTCAACCCACTCAGGAGAAAGATCCATGTCTATAAGGATTTTCATGCAGAAACAAGAGGAACGTCGATCTCTTCAGACCTCCATGCGGCATAGGTAAGCGCTGCCTGAATATCTTCTTCTTCAAGGTATGGATATGCTTTCAGTATTTGGGCGTGAGTGTATCCGGATGCGATAAGTCCTACAATGGTTCCCACGGTTACACGCATACCTCTGATGCACGGCTTACCGCCCATTACATTCGGATCAAATGTTATGCGTTTCAGTTCCTTCATTTTCAACTCTCCTATTCGTTTATTCAATTATAGCACAGGTCCGTCTTAGACCTGTGTTCTTCTATAAAACAA
Proteins encoded in this region:
- a CDS encoding IS3 family transposase; translated protein: MFLISSNPTKTPQMKYWFMDQYRSWHGVQRMCRVLRASRSGYYAWKRQPKSKRQKENEKVLMEIKESHKNSRMAYGSPRITKDIQARGAKCSENRVARLMKMHGITGKAKKKFKATTNSKHNLPVAPNLLSQHFAADKPNTVWVSDITYIATMEGWLYLAVILDLYSRQVVGWAMSDRLTAEFVVKALYQAIGRRKPGTGCVFHSDRGVQYANSDFRDVLKAYGFIQSMSRKGNCYDNAVAESFFHTLKTEHVYDYRYETRAEAMQSIFEYVEMFYNRQRRHSALGYRSPVSFELEAMAA
- a CDS encoding autoinducer binding domain-containing protein yields the protein MRNLRNSLSKHDAIYLLDLILANLSCTKEEELRELINKLKSLIPFEFALCGLGEITTNCTVNSYNIINISYPSDWLEFYVLQRFDKVDPIVKENFLNFRLQYWADTYKKSMTSKVFISHAEDFGLRGGYTDGLRNFKGNTGSLFSFAGTSIKRCPRTEIILKYLVPHLHQALTRILRQNKTCNTPLSPKEKEVLKWLKEGKSTWEISVILSISQDTAKFHIKNIMQKFGAVKRSQAVAIALEQGVFDIE
- a CDS encoding DUF5615 family PIN-like protein, which codes for MKILIDMDLSPEWVEIFKQQDWEAIHWSEAGNIKATDKVVMEWAKERGYIVFTHDLDFGALLAATHSNGPSVIQVRTQDVMPQTLGSRLVQILQKYKITLESGAFITVDEVRARVKILPF
- a CDS encoding DUF433 domain-containing protein is translated as MKELKRITFDPNVMGGKPCIRGMRVTVGTIVGLIASGYTHAQILKAYPYLEEEDIQAALTYAAWRSEEIDVPLVSA